GGTCATCGAGCCCTTCCACATGGTGGCGACCCAGTTGAACACCTTCACGCCGGTCGGCACCGAGATCAGCATGGTGGCGTACATGAAGAACAGCTGCGAGGTCACCGGCATGCCGGTGGTGAACATGTGGTGGGCCCAGACCACGAACGACAGGATCGCGATCGAGGCTGTCGCATACACCATCGAGGCGTAGCCGAACAGCGGTTTGCGGGCGAAGGCCGGGATGATCTGCGAGACGATGCCGAAGGCCGGTAGGATCATGATGTAGACCTCGGGGTGGCCGAAGAACCAGAAGATGTGCTGGTACATCACCGGGTCGCCGCCGCCGGCGGCATTGAAGAACGAGGTGCCGAAGTGGCGGTCGGTCAGGGTCATGGTGATGGCGCCGGCCAGCACCGGCATCACGGCGATCAAGAGGTAGGCGGTGATCAGCCAGGTCCAGCAGAACATCGGCATCTTCATCAGGGTCATGCCCGGCGCGCGCATGTTCAGGATGGTGACGATGATGTTAATGGAACCCATGATCGACGAGGCCCCCATGATGTGCATGGCGAAGATCGCCATGTCCATGCCGACGCCCATCTGGGTCGACAGCGGCGCATACAGCGTCCAGCCGGCGGCGGTCGCGCCACCCGGCACCAGGAAGGAACCTGCCAGCAGCAGCGCGGCCGGCGGCAGCAGCCAGAACGAGAAGTTGTTCATGCGCGCGAACGCCATGTCCGATGCGCCGACCTGCAGCGGCAGCATCCAGTTGGCGAAGCCGACGAAGGCCGGCATGATGGCGCCGAACACCATTACCAGGCCGTGCATGGTGGTCAGTTGGTTGAAGAATTCGGGACGCACGTACTGCAGGCCGGGCTGGAACAGCTCGGCGCGGATCATCAGCGCCAGCACGCCGCCCGAGAGCAGCATGATGAACGAGAACCAGAGATACAGGCTGCCGATGTCCTTGTGGTTGGTGGCGAACAGCCAGCGGCGCCAGCCGTGTGGATGATCGTGGTGTTCGTCGTGGGCGTGGTCGTGGCCGTGATCGTGATCGAGAGTCGTGGTGCTCATGTCATTACCCCTGCATTATTTGCGTGCGGCCAGGACTTCGGCCGGTTGTACGATATTTTCCGCAGCCTTGTTCGACCAGGAATTACGGGTATAGGTGATCACGGCAGCGATCTCGGTATCGGACAACTGTTTCCAGGCCGGCATCTCGGTCGGGAACCTGCCGGTCTTCTGGCCGTTGAGCAGGATATCGATCTGGTGCGCCTTGTCGCCCAGCACGTTCGGCGAACCGTCCAGCGCGGCGAAGGCGCTCGGCACGCCCTTGCCATTGGCCTGGTGGCAGGCCACGCAGTTGGCGGCATAGACCTGCTCGCCGCGGGTCTTCAGCTCGTCGATGGTCCAGGTCTTGGTCGGATCGTCGGCCAGGGCCGCCATTTCCTTCTTCTTGCCCTCGACCCAGGCCGTGTACTCGGCATCGGTCACCACGCGCACGACGATCGGCATGAAGGCGTGGTCCTTGCCGCACAGCTCGACGCAGTTGCCGCGGTAGACGCCGGTCTTCTCGGCGCGGAACCAGCCGTCGCGCACGAAGCCGGGGATGGCGTCCTGCTTGATCGCGAACGCGGGAATGGTCCAGGCGTGGATCACGTCATTGGCGGTGAACACCATGCGAATCTTCTTGTTCACCGGCACCACCATCTCGTTGTCGACTTCGAGCAGGTAATTCTCGGTGCGCGCCTCGGTCGGCTTCACGCCCGGCTCGCCGATCTGGGAACGCGGGGTGGCCAGGTTCGACAGGAAGGAGATTCCTTCGCCCTCGCCCTTCAGGTAATCGTAGCCCCATTTCCACTGCATGCCGGTGGCCTTGATGGTGAGGTCGGCATTCGAGGTGTCCTTCAGCGCCACCACGGTCTTGGTGGCGGGCAGCGCCATGCCGATGACGATCAGGAACGGCACCACCGTCCAGGCGATCTCGACGGCGGTGGACTCATGGAAGGTGGCCGGTTTGTGGCCCAGGGATTTGCGGTGCTTGAACACCGAATAGAACATGACGCCGAATACGCCGACGAAGATCACCAGGCAGACGATCATCATCCAGTTGTGCAAGGAATAGATGTCGGCGCCGACCTGTGTGACGGGGGCCTGCATATTGAGCTGGTGCTCGAGAGGCCGGCCCGTGATCGGCTGCTGCTGCTGCGCCAGGACTGGCGTGGCGGTAGCTGCTGCGAGTACGGCAAAGCCGTACAGCACGGCCTGAAGTCGCGTTGCATATGTCATGTATGTCCCCAACCACCCTAAAAATAAGAATATTTTTAAACGGGCCCAGCAATTTCGTGAACGAACCGCGCCCGCTCCGTACTGGTCGCACAGGGTTGCCGGGTCGTCCCGCGAAATTGCGCTGCGGAATGGTAGGAAACCATCTCATCCACCTGGCAATACGTTGCTGCCGGGTTTGGATGACTCTGCGACTGCTGCAATTCTTTTTTCTACTTTTCGCCTGGAAGTGCCGCTTTTTTAAGCGTTTCTATCGACCAGACGAAAAAAATAGCAATTGATTATATCTAAAGCACTAATTTTTATTCAAGGAAAATCGGCCGGGTTGTAATTTCTACCATGCAAGGCGGATATCAGGGTTTGCGGGGCTGGAAGCGCACGATCGATTCGCCGGACGCCGTGGTGCGCGGCGCCGGGCGGAAGGCGTGGCCATAGATGACTTCGAAGGTCAGGCCCAGCTTGCCGTCCGGGCGGCGCTGCTCCTCGAAGGCGTCCAGCACGCGCCGCCATGCCGCGCGGCCAATCAGGCCGCGCCGGCGCGATTCGAGCGGATTGCCGCCCAGCGCCTGCACGTCGAGCAGCAGCGCCTGCGGCGTGTCGTAGGTGACGGTGATGCGTTCCATGTCCATGACCGGCGTCGAGAAGCCGGCCTCGACCAGTTGGTCGCCGAAATCGTGCATGTCGACGAAAGGCAAGGTGTGCGGGTGGGCGTCGAGCACGGCAAAGGCGCTGCGCAACTCGGTGAAGGTATCGGGGCCGAAGCAGGAAAACATCAGCAGCCCTTCCACGCGCAGCACGCGGCGCCATTCGGCGAACACCCGGTCGGGCAGCGGATGCCAGTGCAGAGCCAGGTTCGACCACAGCAGGTCGAGCGAGTTCGGCCCGAACGGCAGGTTGCCGTAGTCGCCGCACAACACGTCGACGCCGGCCTTGGACGGCATCAGGCGCGTGAGCAACTGGTTCAGCGAGCGGCCAGTGGCGGCCGGCGCCTTCGCCGCGCGCGCCATGGCCGCTGCCCCGTCGATGCCCAGGATTTGGGCCGCCGGATAGGTTTTTTGCAGCAAGGCAAGGTCGGCGCCGGCGCCGCAGCCGGCGTCCAGCACCTGCTTGGGCACGATCTTGACGAGGCTCAGGCGCTCATGCATGCGTTCGGCGATCTCGCGGCGCAGGAAATCCGATGGCGCGACGCGTTCGGGCTGCGCGAACAGTTCGCGCACGCGAGCCAGGTCGATCGGGGCGCTCAGCCTGGACGGGGATTGAGGAGAAGCCATAAGAAGGAATGCAAGATGAGATAATGTCGGCAGTTTAACCGCTTGTGTCAGCACTTGTGGGAAGTCGAGCCGATGCCAGACCTTCGCGCCTTGCCCGGGCGCCTGCTGCGCGCCATGCTGCCTTCCGCCTGCGCCCTGTGCGGTGGCTACGGCGACGAGGCCGTCTGCGCCGCCTGCGAACAGGCCTATGTGCTGCCCGTCGCGCGCTGTCGGTGCTGCGCCAATCCGGTTGGCGCGCTGGACGCGGGCCGGCATTGCGGCGCCTGCCTGGCCGATGCGCCGGCGTTCGATGCCACCGTGGCCGCCTGCGACTACACGGCGCCGCTCGACAGCCTGGTGCTGCAACTGAAATTCGGGGCCCAGCTGGCGCTGGCGCCGTGGATGGCGCGCGTGCTGCGCGCTGCCATTGCAGTCCGGGCGCCGGACTTGCCCGATCTGCTGTGCCCGGTGCCGCTAGGGCCGCGCCGCCTGGTCGAGCGCGGCTATAACCAGGCGCTCGAGGTGGCAAAGCCGCTGGCTGCGGCGCTGGCATTACCGGTCATGCCGCAGCTATTGCAGCGGGTGCGCGAAACGAGCGCGCAGTCGGGCGCCGCGCCGGGCGAGCGCAAGAAGAATGTGCGCGGGGCGTTCGGCGTGAACGTCGCCTGCGATGTGCGCGGGCGCCACGTGGGCGTGGTCGACGACGTCATGTCGAGCGGCCACACGCTGGACGAGATCGCCGTCACGCTGAAGCGGGCTGGCGCCGCGCGCGTGACGAATATCGTATTCGCGCGCACCCCGCCGCATGCATGAGGCATCAGATATCTATTAGGAGAAAACCTTGTTCCACGTCGTCCTGGTCGAACCAGAAATCCCGCCGAATACCGGCAATGTGATCCGCCTGTGCGCCAATGCCGGGGCCCAGCTGCACCTGATCGAACCGCTCGGCTTTCCGCTGGACGATGCCAAGATGCGCCGCGCCGGACTGGATTACCACGAGTACGCGAACATGAAGGTGCACAAGGACTGGGATGCGTTCATCGCGGATACGCAACCCGACCCGGCGCGCATGTTCGCGCTCACCACGCATGGCTCCTCGCCGTTTGCCGATGCCCAGTTCCAGCCGGGCGACGTGTTCGTGTTCGGGCCAGAGTCGCGCGGACTGGCGCCGGCGTTTCGCGAAACCTTCCCGCCGGCCCAGCGCATTCGCCTGCCGATGCGGCCCGACAACCGCAGCCTGAACCTGTCGAACACCGTGGCGATCGTCGTCTACGAGGCCTGGCGCCAGAACGGTTATCTGGGCGGCGCCTGAAGCGGACCGCCTTCGAGCCAGCGCTGCACTTGCTTCACCTCCGCCTCGCGCGCAGTCTGGTCGGCCGGCGCCGGCAGGAGGATGTCCGGTGCAATACCGGCAGCGTCGATGTGCAGGTCCGGCAGTCGGGTCGAGCGCGTCGTCGCATAGAACAGGATACGGCCCGAGTCGAGCCGGTAGGGTCGCAGGTTCGAATAGTCGAGTGCGCCCATGGTCGGGCGGCCGACGATCTTGACGCGAAAGCTGGTCCGCGCCTCGAGCACGAACTGCTCGCAACTGCTGCCGCAGGGCCGGTCGGTCAAGATCGCAACACGCTCGGGACGGCGCGCTTCCAGGTCCACCGGGACGGAACCGAAGCGCTCGCCGCCGAAGAGCATGAAGCTGCCGGCTGGCGCCATGCGCATCCGCTCGACCAGTGGGGTCATCTGCTCGAGGCAGGCGGCGGGATCGCCGGTGTAGCTGCAGACATCGCGCTGCGACTGGATATTCGCCGGCGTCACACGATACTCGACGCCCTGGCGCGGCAGATAGGCATCCAGCAGCCACGGTCGCAGCGGTGCGAACCCGGCATCCTCGCCGCCGTCGTTGTCGCGCACATCGACGATCCAGTTCTTGCGCGATGCGAGTTCGCTGCGGTGTTTGGCCAGCAGATTGGCAAGGGCGGCGCCATGTCCCTGGTTGAAGCTCGGCAGCACGAGCATTGCAGTGTCCTTGCCAAGGACGCTGAACTGCGGAGCGCGCGAATTGGCAAGTGCTTGGGATTTGCCGGGCTTGGTGCCGGCCGCAGGAATCAGTTGGAGGTGAGTTGGTCTCCAGGCTTTCAGATAGGTTTGCAGGATGCTGTCGCAA
This portion of the Telluria beijingensis genome encodes:
- the coxB gene encoding cytochrome c oxidase subunit II, giving the protein MTYATRLQAVLYGFAVLAAATATPVLAQQQQPITGRPLEHQLNMQAPVTQVGADIYSLHNWMMIVCLVIFVGVFGVMFYSVFKHRKSLGHKPATFHESTAVEIAWTVVPFLIVIGMALPATKTVVALKDTSNADLTIKATGMQWKWGYDYLKGEGEGISFLSNLATPRSQIGEPGVKPTEARTENYLLEVDNEMVVPVNKKIRMVFTANDVIHAWTIPAFAIKQDAIPGFVRDGWFRAEKTGVYRGNCVELCGKDHAFMPIVVRVVTDAEYTAWVEGKKKEMAALADDPTKTWTIDELKTRGEQVYAANCVACHQANGKGVPSAFAALDGSPNVLGDKAHQIDILLNGQKTGRFPTEMPAWKQLSDTEIAAVITYTRNSWSNKAAENIVQPAEVLAARK
- the ctaD gene encoding cytochrome c oxidase subunit I codes for the protein MSTTTLDHDHGHDHAHDEHHDHPHGWRRWLFATNHKDIGSLYLWFSFIMLLSGGVLALMIRAELFQPGLQYVRPEFFNQLTTMHGLVMVFGAIMPAFVGFANWMLPLQVGASDMAFARMNNFSFWLLPPAALLLAGSFLVPGGATAAGWTLYAPLSTQMGVGMDMAIFAMHIMGASSIMGSINIIVTILNMRAPGMTLMKMPMFCWTWLITAYLLIAVMPVLAGAITMTLTDRHFGTSFFNAAGGGDPVMYQHIFWFFGHPEVYIMILPAFGIVSQIIPAFARKPLFGYASMVYATASIAILSFVVWAHHMFTTGMPVTSQLFFMYATMLISVPTGVKVFNWVATMWKGSMTFETPMLFSVGFIFVFTMGGFTGLILAVTPIDIQVHDTYYVVAHFHYVLVAGSLFALFAGFYYWVPKWTGHMYPEGRGKIHFWLSLITFNITFFPMHFLGLAGMPRRYADYAVQFTDFNMIVSIGAFGFGFSQVYFLFAVVLPTIRGGAKAPAKPWEGAEGLEWTVPSPAPFHTFENPPLVK
- the trmL gene encoding tRNA (uridine(34)/cytosine(34)/5-carboxymethylaminomethyluridine(34)-2'-O)-methyltransferase TrmL yields the protein MFHVVLVEPEIPPNTGNVIRLCANAGAQLHLIEPLGFPLDDAKMRRAGLDYHEYANMKVHKDWDAFIADTQPDPARMFALTTHGSSPFADAQFQPGDVFVFGPESRGLAPAFRETFPPAQRIRLPMRPDNRSLNLSNTVAIVVYEAWRQNGYLGGA
- a CDS encoding ComF family protein, with translation MPDLRALPGRLLRAMLPSACALCGGYGDEAVCAACEQAYVLPVARCRCCANPVGALDAGRHCGACLADAPAFDATVAACDYTAPLDSLVLQLKFGAQLALAPWMARVLRAAIAVRAPDLPDLLCPVPLGPRRLVERGYNQALEVAKPLAAALALPVMPQLLQRVRETSAQSGAAPGERKKNVRGAFGVNVACDVRGRHVGVVDDVMSSGHTLDEIAVTLKRAGAARVTNIVFARTPPHA
- a CDS encoding S41 family peptidase, with product MKLLIFYLALHAHAALASPAAECQADLSRIAHFIEANDAGAGTHLASHGASIAAALASAHTAAGQTLEVAACDSILQTYLKAWRPTHLQLIPAAGTKPGKSQALANSRAPQFSVLGKDTAMLVLPSFNQGHGAALANLLAKHRSELASRKNWIVDVRDNDGGEDAGFAPLRPWLLDAYLPRQGVEYRVTPANIQSQRDVCSYTGDPAACLEQMTPLVERMRMAPAGSFMLFGGERFGSVPVDLEARRPERVAILTDRPCGSSCEQFVLEARTSFRVKIVGRPTMGALDYSNLRPYRLDSGRILFYATTRSTRLPDLHIDAAGIAPDILLPAPADQTAREAEVKQVQRWLEGGPLQAPPR
- a CDS encoding methyltransferase domain-containing protein, which codes for MASPQSPSRLSAPIDLARVRELFAQPERVAPSDFLRREIAERMHERLSLVKIVPKQVLDAGCGAGADLALLQKTYPAAQILGIDGAAAMARAAKAPAATGRSLNQLLTRLMPSKAGVDVLCGDYGNLPFGPNSLDLLWSNLALHWHPLPDRVFAEWRRVLRVEGLLMFSCFGPDTFTELRSAFAVLDAHPHTLPFVDMHDFGDQLVEAGFSTPVMDMERITVTYDTPQALLLDVQALGGNPLESRRRGLIGRAAWRRVLDAFEEQRRPDGKLGLTFEVIYGHAFRPAPRTTASGESIVRFQPRKP